From a single Apium graveolens cultivar Ventura chromosome 2, ASM990537v1, whole genome shotgun sequence genomic region:
- the LOC141704856 gene encoding agamous-like MADS-box protein AGL80, with the protein MTRKKVKLAFISNDASRKATFKKRKKGLMKKVGELSTLCGIDACAIIYSQYEPQPEVWPNTVGVQRVLAQFKRMPEMEQSKKMVNQESFIRQRIAKANEQLKKQHKDNREKEMIEVMYQCLTGKIGLQNLMIPDLNDLGWLIDQKLKEIYKRIDQISATKKKNTTAQIINQVAPAAGGKVGMQPFNILSNDSYSSSVTGSGSGSGSAAAMLKGKGVANCADGTEENAIERDMEAMQQQQQQQQRPPWFIDWINSNNGNSSTDQMQNQQQHCQNLGFSRGEEMMMPYGDAQNGGMWSSAFFP; encoded by the coding sequence ATGACAAGAAAGAAGGTGAAGCTAGCATTCATCAGTAATGATGCTTCTCGAAAAGCGACATTCAAGAAAAGGAAGAAGGGCCTCATGAagaaggttggagagttgagtacCTTATGTGGTATTGATGCTTGTGCTATCATTTATAGTCAGTATGAGCCCCAGCCTGAAGTTTGGCCTAATACAGTAGGTGTTCAGCGTGTGTTGGCGCAGTTTAAGCGAATGCCCGAGATGGAGCAGAGCAAGAAGATGGTTAATCAGGAGAGTTTTATTCGTCAGAGGATTGCGAAAGCTAATGAGCAGTTGAAGAAACAGCATAAGGATAATAGGGAGAAGGAAATGATTGAGGTTATGTATCAGTGTTTGACTGGGAAAATAGGGTTACAAAATTTGATGATCCCGGATTTGAATGATCTTGGTTGGCTCATTGATCAGAAGTTGAAGGAGATTTATAAAAGAATTGATCAGATTTCGGCTACTAAGAAAAAGAATACCACTGCTCAGATTATTAATCAGGTGGCTCCTGCAGCTGGTGGGAAAGTTGGCATGCAGCCTTTTAATATTCTCAGTAACGACTCGTATTCGAGCTCAGTCACAGGCTCTGGCTCTGGCTCGGGATCAGCTGCTGCAATGTTGAAAGGTAAAGGAGTGGCTAATTGTGCTGATGGAACAGAAGAAAACGCTATAGAGCGCGATATGGAAGcaatgcagcagcagcagcaacagcagcagagACCGCCTTGGTTCATCGACTGGATCAACAGCAACAATGGGAACAGCAGTACTGATCAGATGCAGAATCAGCAGCAACACTGCCAGAACTTGGGTTTTAGTCGCGGTGAGGAGATGATGATGCCTTATGGCGATGCGCAGAACGGTGGCATGTGGTCAAGTGCATTTTTCCCATAG